The sequence below is a genomic window from Novosphingobium sp. KACC 22771.
GAATTGTCCGGCGCTGCGAAAGAAAACGTCGATGGACGGGCGATAGGTGTGATCGGCAGGTTCGCTGGAATAACCCAGCCTTTCGGCGGATTTGAACACCAGATGCTCGTCGGTTCCGGCCACCAGCACTTCGCCGGGGCGCACACGGTCGCCCTCCTGCGCCAGACGCACACAGAGCGCCGATTGATCGTTGAGCCATTGCGCCAGCCCTTGCGCGAAACGGGCATCGACATGCTGGACAATGACGATCCCGGCGGGAAATGCGGCCGGTAGTGCCTTGAGAATCGTGGCCAGCGCCGCCGGGCCGCCCGCCGAGGCGCCAATCGTCACCAATTGTCCGGCAGGCATGCGTCTGGGCGCGGGCGCAATGCCGTCCGCCTCGATCAGGCGACCCACCGCCTCGATCTTGGTCAGCAAGGGGTGCTTGCCCGCCAGCGGCGCACCATGCAGCAAGGGCGTATCCACCGCATCCAACGCGCCCTTGCCCATCGCGGCAAAGACCTGCGCAGCGTTGCTCTCAATATCCGATGTCACCACCAGAATGGCGCAAGGGGCCTCGGCCATAATGCGGCGCGTGGCCTCCACCCCGTTCATGCGCGGCATGACCAGATCCATCAGGATAATGTCGGGCCGGTCGCGCAGCGCCATGTCCACCGCCTCGATCCCATCGGCGGCGGTCCATGCCACCTGATGCTGGGGCGCCTGCGCCAGCACCCGGCGCAAAGCCTCAACCGCCAGCGGCATATCATTGACGATACCAATTCTCATGCCGCGCTCTCCCCGATCAAATCTATCACGGCATCGATCAAAGCGTCATTCTGGAAACTACCTTTGGTGAGGTAATAATCGGCCCCCACTTCCAGCCCCCGCAACCGGTCTTCCTCGCGGTCCTTATAGGACAGGATCATCACCGGCAGCGCTTTCAACGCGGGATCATGGCGGATGCGGCGCACCAGTTCGATCCCGTCCATGCGCGGCATGTCAATATCGCTGACCACCAGATCAAAGCCGCCATGGCGCAGCGCGTTCCAACCGTCCATGCCATCGACGGCGACTTCGACCTCATAACCGTGATGGTCGAGCAGTTTGCGCTGCAATTCGCGCACGGTGAAGGAATCGTCCACCACCAGCACCCGCTTGCGCCGCGCCGCCGCCTCGACCCCGATTTCGCGCCCGACCGGGGCCAGACGGTCGGTTGCCGCCAGCTTTTCCAGCGAGCGCAGCATATCCTCGACATCCACGATCAACAGCGGCGCGCCATCCTCGGTCAGCGAGGCGGCGCTGATATCCTTGATCTTGCCCAGACGCGGGTCAAGCGGCTGCACCACCAGCTCGCGCCCGCCGGTAAAACCATCGACCACCAGCGCAAACATCTGCTCGCCCGCGCCCAGCAGCACGGCGCACAATTCTTCCGGCACGCCATCGGGCGGCGCGCAGCCCAAGACCTGATGCGCGCCGACCAGCCCGACGGCCTGTCCATCGATCAGGATATGCTGGCGCCCTTCAACCGTGCGGACCTGATCGGCGCGCAGCTTCATCGCACCGGCAATATGGGCGAAGGGAAAGGCATAAGGCTCGCCCCCGATATCGACCAGCAGCGCGCGCACCACCGAGAGCGTCAGCGGCAATTCCAGCCGAAACCGCGTGCCCTCGCCATGGCGCGATATGATCCGCACGCGCCCGCGCACTTGCCGGATCATCTCCTGGACAATGTCCAGCCCGACGCCGCGCCCCGAAATCTCGGTGACGTCGCTTTTCATCGTAAAGCCGGGCAGGAACAGGAATTCAAGCAATTCGGCCTCGCTCAGCCGCACCGCGGTGTCGGGCGCGGCCAGACCGCGTGCGATGACCGCGCGGCGGATCGCCTCCGGGTCAATGCCGCGCCCATCGTCCGAAACGTTGATCTGCAAGGCGCCCGCCTGATGGCTGGCCTCAAGGCGCACAAAGCCTTCTGCAGGCTTGCCCGCCGCAAGACGCTCCTCCGGGCTTTCCATGCCATGGTCCAACGCGTTGCGCAGCAAATGGCCCAGCGGCGCGTCCAGCTTTTCCAGAATGTCGCGGTCAACCTGCGTGCGCTCGCCCAGCACTTCAAAGCGGACTTGCTTGCCCAATTCGCGGGCAATGTCGCGCACCATGCGGGGAAAGGCGGTCATGGCATCGGCAAAAGGCCGCATCCGCACCATCAACGCCTGATTATACAGGCGATGCGCCAGATTCGTGGTGCGATGGTTCGACGCTTCAAGCTCATCCATCCCGCCTGCCAATTGCCGGCGGCAATCAAACAGCCGCCGCCGCGCTTCCTCCAAGGCGGCGGTGGCGCGCTCGTCGAGCAGGTCTGCGGGCAGCGCAGCCTTGAGGGCATCGATCGCGGCGCTCGCCTGATGCTGCATCCGTTTCAGGCGCAGCAAAGATTGCTCCAGCGGGGCCAATCGCCGGGTTTCGACCAAGGATTCCCCGGCCATATCAAGCAGGCGGTTGAGATTTTCCGCACTGACCCGCAAGGCGCGATCCGCCTCGCCCGGTTTTTCCAGAGCCGTTTTTTCCGTTGCTGCGGGCACTGGAGGCAAAGGCGGCATCGCGGCGGCTTCGCAAGGCACGGGCGCGGACGACAGCGCGGCGGCAAAGCGTTCCGCATCCCCCTGCCAGATATCCTCGTCAAACCCGTTCTCGCCCTCGCCCTGCCCGGCCAGCGCGCTGAGCAGATCGACCCCGCTCAGCAGCAGGTCAATCTGGGCAGGGGCCAGCACCACCCCGCCGCCCTGCGCCAGAACAAACAGATCCTCCATCGCATGGGCCACGGTGACCGCCGGTTGAATGCCGACGATCCGCGCCGCGCCTTTGAGGGAATGAGCCGCCCGCATGCAGCATTCGAGCATGTCGGATTGAGCCGGGTCCTTTTCCAGCGCCAGCAGGGCTTGGGTCAGCGCCTTGGTCTGCTCCTCGGCCTCGATCCGGAACAGATCGCGCAGCGAGAGCGAGGCTGGATCAACATGCTTCATGCCAAAAAGCGCTCCAATGCGGCAAAGACCAGCTCTTCGTCGAGCCGCCCGACCTGCGCCCCCTGCCAGCCCAGCAGGCCGCGTGTGTAGGCCGATGCGGAACGGGCCAGCGTGACCGGCACCGGACGCAAAGCGCGCGGGTCGTGGTTGCGCAAATGCTGCACCTCGTCCACCGGAAAGGCCAGGCGGCGGCCATCATGGCGCACCACCACCAGACGCCCATGGTCACCCACCGCCATCGGCCCCACCAGAAGCTGGGCCATGGACATACAGATCACCAGTTCGCCGCGCACATTGACCAGCCCCATCAGCCCCGGATGCCCCCGATGCGGCAGGCTGTGCACCGTGCGCAGGCGCAATATCTCGTCAAGCACCAGTGTCGGCAGGGCAAACCATTCCGCACCCAGCCGAAAGACCATCACCGATTCGCCGGTGCCATGCTGTTCATCCGCCGTCGCCACCGGCGAGGCGTCGTGATCAACCGGCAGATCGCGGTCGAGCAGCATCGCGGCGGCCTGCGAAAACCGGGGGCAATTGCGGCAATGCGAATGGCGCGGCAATTCAGGACATGATTTATCCCCTTGAATACCGATCCTTTTCCAGCATGCCTCAATATCGGGCCCGCAGGCGGAAGAATGCTGCCCCATCAGTTCCTCCGATCATCGCGGCGGCGCATCCGCTGGTCGATCAAGCTGGCCCCCGCGTGGTCGCCCTCGCGCCGCAGCAACAGCGCAAGATGGCCCAGCGCCTCATCATTGACGGGATCGAGATAGAGCACCTTGCGGTAATAATGGGCCGCCGCCTTGCCCTGCCCTGCGGCATCGCTGATCAGGCCCAGCAGGAGCAGTGCATCGGGCGAGGCGCCATGTTCGCGAAGATGGGCCTGCGCGCCGCGCTCGGCCTCCTCCAGGCGGCCATCATCGGCCATCCGGCGCAAGGCCGCCAAATCGAGCGAGGGCGCCTCGCGCCGCATCAAGGCGGGACGCGACCTGACCGGGCGTTCGAGTACGCGCAGCGGCGTGGCGCGCTTGACGGTCATGGGGAGCAAGGCCGCCTTGGCCGGTGTTGCAACCTTGGGAGGGGCAGACGCAATGTCGGGCGCCCGGCGAAAGGCAAAGGACATGGCCATACCCGCCGACACGAAACCCTCTGCCCGCATCAGCCCCGCTTCGGAATGGCCGACAAACAGCGTGCCATCGGGGGCAAGCAGCCGCCGCAGCACGGCGATCGCCTGTTTCTGACGCGGTATATCAAAATATATCAACATATTGCGGCAGAAGATGACATCAAAGACGCCCGCCTGCGCCATAAAGCCGGGGGCAAAGATATTGCCCTGCGCAAAACGCACCGGGCCGCGAACCTCCTCGCGCAGGGTCCAGCCATGCCCGTCCGCGTCGAAATAGCGGTCGCGAAAGGCCAATTCATGGCCGCGAAACGAATTGCGGCCATAGCGGCCTGCGCGCGCGAAATCGATGGCGTGCTGGCTGATATCCACCGCCTCGATGGTGAAACGATGCGGCGCAATCCCGCCATCCATCAGCGCCATGGCCATCGTATAGGCCTCCTCCCCCGTGGAACAGGGCAGGCTGAGCAGGCGGGCGCAACCTTGCGGATCGGCGCGCAGGCGCGGGCCCAGCACATCGCCCTCCATCGCGCGAAACGCCTGCGGATTGCGGAAAAACCACGTTTCGGGGACAACCACCGCTTCGACCAATTGCTGCACCTCGGCGCTGGAGGATTGCAGCAGCGCCCAATAGGCATCGGCATCGCAGACGCCTGCAGCGCGGCGGCGGGCGTCAACCGCGCGTTCAATCGCGCCCGGCCCGATGGAGGCCGCACTCAGCCCCATCACCCGTTCGAGCAGTTCGGCAAAGCGGCCCTCGCTCATGACCCATCCGCCACGTAAAGGGGAGCGAGGCGCAGCATGGCAGGCGGCAGCAGATCGGGCAGATCAACCCGCTGGATCAGCCCGTCCGGCCCGGCGGCAAAGGGGGTGAAATCCTCCGGTTCAAGCCGCAGCATGGTGGTGGCATTTTCCGCGATCATGCCCAGCAAGGCCTCGGGCGCCCCAGGATGCCGAACGATAATGATCCGCGTGGAGAGCCGCCGCCGCGCCGGGCGGCCAAGGTCGAGTTGGCAAAGATCGATAACGGGCACGAATTGCCCACGATATTCAAAGGTTTGATCGGTCGGCAAGGCGACCGTGTCCGGCCCGCTGCGGATCTTGTGCAAGGGCGCCAGGGGCACGATCTCGACAATCCGCTCGGCCGCCAGCGCATAATTGCTCTCACCAATGCGGAAATGAAGAAAAAGCATGAGCCGCCAATCCTGTCGCTACGCGCCCCTCATCATGCCGCCGTCAGCTTGAAACGGGCGATGCTGCCGTGCAGGTTGGTCGAGACATGGTTGAGTTCCTCGATGGCCGATGTCGATTGGCGCAGGGATTCCACCGTCTGCTGGGTCGCCTCGCTCAATTGCACCAGCGCTTCGCTGATCTGTTCGGCGCCGGTGGCCTGGGTCTGCATGCCCTCGTTCACGCTTTCAAAGCGGGGCGCAAGGGCCTGCACCTGCATGATGATTTCGGAGAATTTGTCGCCAATGGCATGCACATCATGCAGGCCCCGGCGCACTTCCTCGGAGAATTTGTCCATGCCCATCACGCTGGCCGAAACGGCCGACTGGATGTCCTTGACCATCTGTTCAATGTCATAGGTGGCCACGGCCGTCTGATCGGCAAGGCGGCGGATTTCGGAGGAAACGACGGCAAAGCCGCGCCCATATTCGCCCGCCTTTTCCGCCTCGATCGCGGCATTGAGCGAGAGCAGATTGGTCTGATCGGCAACCTTGGTGATGGTGGTCACCACCTGATTGATATCGCCTGCTTTTTCGTTCAGAACTGCCAGCTTGGCATTGATCGAATTGGCCGCTTCCATCACCTGCGCCATCGTGTCTTCCATCTCGGCCAGCCCGCTGCGCCCGCCAGAGGCCAGCGCGGCGGCGGCCTCGGAAACAGCGGCCACATCGGTCATGGTGCGCACCAGTTCCTTGGACGTGACGGCAATCTCGCGCGAGGTGGCGCCGATCTGGGTGGTGGTGGCCGCCACTTCGGCGGCGGTGGCCTGCTGCTGCTTCGACGTGGCGGCGATCTCGGTCATCGATGTGCTGACGCGGATGCCCGAACGCTGCACCTGCCCGACCAGCTCCATCACCTCATCGGCCATACGGTTGAAACCTTCGCTCAAATCGCCCAATTCATCATCGCGCATGATCGGCATGCGCTGGGTAAAATCGCCCTGACGCATCGTGTCCATCAGGCCGGTCAGGCGCTTGAGCGGCGGCATGATGGCCGAGAGCAGCAGATAGCCGGCAAGCAGAGCCACGGCCAGCGCGGTCAGAAAGCCGACTGTCATGGAATTCTGCAGAGATACGATCTGCCCCCCGATATCGCCGATCCTCTCGACGGCGCGCTTCTGATTGCCCTGCGCCAGCGCGCCGGTATCGTCATAGGCGGCCTTGTACCGCGCGGTCAGGACATCGACCTGTCCCCTACCGGCATAGGCATCCTGTTCGGCGCTGCGATAGGCGGCATAATCGCGCTTGAAACGGGCAAACGCTTCGCGGTCGCTATCGGTAAAGATTGTCGGCTCATAGGCCGCGATCATCGGTTCAACCGAGGAAGGCAGGGTGCCTGCTTGGCTGGCGGCTTTGGCCTGACCGGCGGCCTCGCGCGCCTTAAGAAAATCGGCCACCAACGCATCCTTGAGCATTGCGCTTTGGTAAAGCCCGGCCACCGCATCGCTGTTAAGCGCACCGGCGTGCTCCTCGACCTGGGCCAACCGCGAATGGGCATAGAGGCCAACCACGAGGATAGTGAGGATAATCCCGGCAAAACCGGCCAAAATCAGGGTGCGAATATTCAACTTGACCATGATCACCCTCTTTTCGCGCAAACGCAGACCCGGCGCTGGATGAAACCGAAGGGCTGCGAAAAGCTTTCGCCTTTCATGGTCGCCCAAAATCATCCGGGTCCGGCCCCAGCATATATGCATGGCTAAACCCCATTTTGGTTAAATTAGGCTTAAAGCGCCGCCTCAATGGGTTGAATCCGGGGGCTGCGCGAAGGAAATGATTAATCTCGACGGGCCTATGATCCCGTAGCGCCTGACGCCAAACCGTAGAGAGGAAACGGGGTGATCGATCTGCGGCTGACAACGCTGGAACACATCGCGCGCGGTGACTCGCTGGGCCGGGTGATGGACCATTTATGCCGGGCGTTTGAAGCCAATTTTCCCGAGGTTATCTGCGCGGTCCTGATGGTGGACCGGGGCGGGATACTGCATCCCCTCGCCTCGCCCAGCCTGCCTGAAAGCTACAGCGCCGCGCTCGACAATCTGGCCATCGGGCCCAATGTCGGCTCCTGCGGCACAGCGGCCTATATTCGTGCGCCGGTTGAGGTGCGCGATATTGCCACCGACCCGCGCTGGGCCAATTTCCGTGATGCGGCGCTGTCGCTGGGCCTGCGGGCTTGCTGGTCCTCGCCCATTCTTGATCCTTCGGGCCTCGTGCTGGCCACATTCGCGCTCTATTTCCGCCACAGTCGCGGGCCGACACAGGGCGAGCGGCAATTGGTGGATATCTGCATCCATCTTTGCGAACTGGCCATGGCGCGGCATCTGCGCGTGACCGAGCGCGAGCGCAGCGCCAATATGGATGCGCTCACCGGCCTGCCCAATCGCGGCAGTTTTGAACAGACGCTGGAACATCTCGATTGCGAAACGCCGGGTTCATGGGCGCTGATGCTGGTTGATCTCGACAATCTGAAAACCACCAATGACACGTTTGGCCATGAGGCGGGCGACCGGTTGCTGCAGGAAACCGCCGGACGATTGGGCAAATTGGCGACGCCGGACTGGGCCTTTCGGATCGGCGGCGATGAATTCGCGATCCTGATCGTCGCGCCCGAACGGTTGGAGGCGCTCGATGCCTATGCCCGCCATATTCTGACGCATCTGAGCCCGAGTCTGGATTTCGCCACCTTCTCCATTCAGCCCGAAGCAACCATCGGCTATGCCGCCTTTGGCGCGCAGGATCGCAATGCGGACGATACCAGACGCCATGCAGATCATGCGCTTTATCACGCCAAATCGGTGCATCGCGGCAGTTTTCGCGGCTATTCGCAGGATATGAACGACCCGGTAGCCGCGCGCCTGTCCTCGATCTCGGCGGTTCAGGCCGCGATGGCCGAGGGTCGTTTGCGGGCATGGTATCAGCCCATCTTGCGGCTGAATGATCGCCGGATCGTCGGGCTGGAAGCTCTGTGCCGCATGGTCACGCCCCAAGGCACCGTCCTGCCCGCCAGCGCCTTTGCCGAGGCCACCTTGGCCCCGGGCATCGCCAGCCAATTAACCCGCGTCATGCTGGAAATGGTGGCGGCCGACCTGCGCCTGTGGCGCGACAGCGGGATTCCTCCCATTTCAATGGCGGTGAACGTTACGGCGACCGACCTGCGCGGTGGGCGTCTTTTGCCCGCCATTACCCAGGCTTTTCAAGAGGATCGTGATCTCATCAGCCAATTGGTGCTCGAGGTGAATGAAAGCGTCTATTTTGACCGCCACGACCGCAATATGGCCGTGGCCATCGACGCGCTGCGCGAACAAGGCATCCGCATTGCGCTGGATGATTTCGGCACCGGCTTTGCTTCGCTCACGCATCTGCTCGATTTCCCCTTCGACAGCCTCAAAATCGACAAATCCTTTATCGACCGGCTGACGGTCGATGATCTGAGCAGCACGATCATTGCCGCCTTGCTGGCCATTGCCGACAAGCGGGGCGCGACCGTCACCGCCGAGGGGATCGAACATGCCGGACAGGCCGCAAGGCTGAGCGAGATGGGTTGTCCATTTGGTCAAGGCTATCTCTTTTCTCCCGCGGTCGATCGCACGCAAACGGCAGGGCTGCTGATCCGGCACGCCGCCAGCGGTCCCATCAGCGCCCCTATGCCGCTGGCCGACACGAATGGCCTCCCGGCCCTCGGCGCGCAGGACAGCGTTATCGCGCCGGACGTTCCCCTCGTAGATGGCGCCAGGACGGCGTTTTAGCGCGTTCCTGCGCATTCGCGCAGCAATTCCCCCACATCCTCCTTCTGCCTCTCTAAACGGCTCAGAGAGGCCTTTCTTGTGCGCGGCGTCCTTTCGCGAGTTTGACCGAAGGCGGGGAATCGTTTAAGAAACGAATATCGTTCTTAATGTCCGATTATCGTTCATATTCGAAAGGAAGCAAGGTGGCCGGAAAGATATTTCCCTCCCCTGCGGCGGCTTTGGAGGGCCTGCTGTTTGACGGGATGACAATCATGTCGGGGGGCTTCGGCCTTTCCGGCAATCCAGAGAGCCTGATCCCGCAGATCCGCGCCAGCGGCGTGCGCAATCTGACGGTGATCTCGAACAATGCCGGGGCCGATGGCTTTGGCCTGTGGATGCTGCTGGAAAGCCGCCAGATCCGCAAAATGATCTCCTCTTATGTGGGTGAGAACAAATTGTTCGAGCAGCAATATTTGAGCGGCGAACTGGAACTGGAATTGACCCCGCAGGGCACGCTGGCCGAGCGCATTCGGGCGGGCGGCGCGGGCATCCCGGCTTTCTACACCAGGACCGGCGTCGGCACCGTGGTGGCCGAGGGCAAGCCGACCGAATTTTTCGAAGGGCAGGAATATGTCCGCGAAACATGGCTGCGTGCCGATGTCTCGATCATCAAGGCCTGGCGGGCCGATCCGGCGGGCAATCTGATGTTCAACAAGACCGCCCGCAATTTCAACCCGAACATGGCCACCGCGGGTCGCGTCACGGTGGTGGAGGTCGAGGAAATCGTGCCGGAGGGAACCTTCGACCCCGATTGCATCCATACGCCGGGCATCTTCATCGATCGCATCGTACTTTCCACCATCAATGAAAAGCGCATCGAAAAACTGACCACCCGTAAGAAGGAGGCCGAGTAATGGCTTGGACTCGCGATGAAATGGCGGCGCGTGCGGCAAAGGAACTGCGCGACGGTTATTATGTCAATCTCGGCATCGGCATCCCGACCTTGGTGGCCAATTATGTGCCGGAGGGCATCACCGTCACGCTGCAATCGGAAAACGGGATGCTGGGCATCGGCCCCTTCCCCTATGAAGGCGAGGCAGACCCCGACCTGATCAATGCGGGCAAGCAGACCGTGACGGCGCTTCCAACCAGCAGTTTCTTCTCCAGCGCCGACAGTTTCGCGATGATCCGGGGTGGGCATATCGACATGGCCGTGCTGGGCGCGATGGAGGTGGCCGCCAATGGCGATCTGGCCAACTGGACCATTCCGGGCAAGATGGTGAAGGGCATGGGCGGGGCGATGGACCTTGTCGCCGGGGTCAAGCGCATCGTCGTGGTGATGGACCACTGCGCCAAGAACGGCAGCCCCAAGATCCTGCCGCAATGCACCTTGCCCCTGACCGGGCGGGGCGTGGTGGATCTCATCATCACCGATCTGGCCGTGATCGCAGTGGACAAGCAGGCAGGCGTGCTGACGCTAGTGGAATGCGCAACGGGGGTTTCTGTCGATGACGTGGTGGCCAGAACTGGCGCAGCTTTGAAGGTAAATGTATCATGAATCAGGCTTTTATCTGTGATGCGATCCGCACGCCCATCGGGCGGCTGAACGGTTCGCTTTCCACCATTCGCGCCGATGATCTGGCCGCGATTCCTTTGCGCACGCTTATGCTGCGCAACATGGGTGTGGATTGGGGCGCGGTGGATGACATTATCCTGGGCTGCGCCAATCAGGCGGGCGAGGACAATCGCAATCTGGCGCGGATGGCCGGGCTGCTTTCGGGCCTGCCCAAGGAAGTGCCCGGCACGACGGTCAACCGCCTGTGCGGATCGGGCCTCAATGCGGTGGGCATGGCCGCGCAGGCGATCCGCAGCGGCGACGCTGACCTTATCCTTGCGGGCGGCGCGGAAAGCATGACCCGCGCGCCCTATGTGCTGGGCAAGGCGGGCAGCGCCTTTGGTCGCGATCAGAAGATCGAGGACACGACGCTGGGGTGGCGGTTTATCAATCCGGCGATGAAGGCGACATGGGGCGTCGACACCATGCCCCAGACGGCAGAAAATGTCGCCGCCGAATGGGGTGTTTCGCGCGAAGATCAGGACGCCTTCGCCTTCGCGAGCCAACAAAAATGCGCCGCTGCGCAGGCCAATGGCCGTCTGGCAGCGGAGATCGTGTCGGTGGAAATCCCGCAAAAGAAGGGGGAACCTCTTGTTTTTGCGGCAGATGAGCACCCGCGCACGACCACGCTGGAGGCTTTGGCCCGTTTGAAACCCGTGGTGCAGGCCGATGGGACAATCACGGCGGGCAATGCCAGCGGCTTGAACGATGGCGCCGCCGCGATGATCATCGCCAGCGAAGAAGCTGCGAAGAAACACGGCTTGACCCCGCGCGCCCGCGTGCTGGCCATGGCCAGCGCCGGTGTTGCGCCCCGCGTGATGGGCATCGGCCCGGTGGAGGCGGCCAAGCGTCTGTTTGCGCGCACTGGCTTGGGCATGGCGAATATGGATGTCATTGAACTCAATGAAGCCTTTGCCGCCCAGGGGATCGCCACTTTACGCGATCTGGGCGTCGAAATGACCGATCCGCGCGTCAATCCCAATGGAGGGGCGATCGCCCTGGGCCATCCTTTGGGCATGTCGGGCGCGCGTATCACGATGAGCGCGGTCGAGGAATTGCAGCGCAACGGCGGGCGCTATGCCCTCGCTTTCATGTGCGTTGGCGTCGGGCAAGGCATTGCGGCCATTGTCGAGCGGGTCTGAACCTCGACAGAATGGGCGGGGGCTGTCATAGGCCTCCGCCTAAAGGAGAGGCGCGCATGAGCCAGTCAGACCCCGATTTCATGCAATCTCTGGCCCGCGGCCTGATGGTGATGGAGGCCTTTGTCGATTTGGGCCCCGATCAATCCATCGCCAGCCTTGCCCGCCATACCGGCCTGCCGCGCGGGGTGGTGGCGCGTTGCCTGCATACGCTGGTGATGACAGGCTATATCGCTCAGGATGAGAGATCTTTTTCGGTGCGGCCCAAGGTTTTGGGGCTGGCACGGGCCTATCTCTCGGACCGCTCGCTTTCGGCCATTGCCCAGCCTTTGCTGGAAAACCTGCGCGATCGGCTTGGGGAATCCTGTTCTCTTGGGGTGCTGGATGGGGGAGACGTGCTGTACGTTGCACGTGCCTCGCAAAGCCGGATCATGGCGATCAGTCTGCATGTCGGCAGTCGTTTGCCGGCGTGGTGTACATCGATGGGGCGGATTTTGCTCTCGGCGTTACCGATTGAACAGCGCGATGCTTTGCTGCCCCCTGCCCCCCTGCCCCAGCGAACACCCCATACGGTCGCTTCGCTTGAGGAATTGCGCAACATGCTTGACGGAATTGCGCGAGATGGCGTGGCCATTGTCGATCAGGAACTGGAGGTCGGGCTGCGCTCGATCGCTGTGCCAGTGCGCAATGCCAAGGGTCAGGTGATCGCGGCGCT
It includes:
- a CDS encoding chemotaxis response regulator protein-glutamate methylesterase, whose product is MRIGIVNDMPLAVEALRRVLAQAPQHQVAWTAADGIEAVDMALRDRPDIILMDLVMPRMNGVEATRRIMAEAPCAILVVTSDIESNAAQVFAAMGKGALDAVDTPLLHGAPLAGKHPLLTKIEAVGRLIEADGIAPAPRRMPAGQLVTIGASAGGPAALATILKALPAAFPAGIVIVQHVDARFAQGLAQWLNDQSALCVRLAQEGDRVRPGEVLVAGTDEHLVFKSAERLGYSSEPADHTYRPSIDVFFRSAGQFWPGALTGILLTGMGADGARGLKDLRDKGHLTFAQDKDSSAVYGMPKAAFQLDAAREVLPLDQISRRLLELPGLRLSTKGLPE
- a CDS encoding hybrid sensor histidine kinase/response regulator encodes the protein MKHVDPASLSLRDLFRIEAEEQTKALTQALLALEKDPAQSDMLECCMRAAHSLKGAARIVGIQPAVTVAHAMEDLFVLAQGGGVVLAPAQIDLLLSGVDLLSALAGQGEGENGFDEDIWQGDAERFAAALSSAPVPCEAAAMPPLPPVPAATEKTALEKPGEADRALRVSAENLNRLLDMAGESLVETRRLAPLEQSLLRLKRMQHQASAAIDALKAALPADLLDERATAALEEARRRLFDCRRQLAGGMDELEASNHRTTNLAHRLYNQALMVRMRPFADAMTAFPRMVRDIARELGKQVRFEVLGERTQVDRDILEKLDAPLGHLLRNALDHGMESPEERLAAGKPAEGFVRLEASHQAGALQINVSDDGRGIDPEAIRRAVIARGLAAPDTAVRLSEAELLEFLFLPGFTMKSDVTEISGRGVGLDIVQEMIRQVRGRVRIISRHGEGTRFRLELPLTLSVVRALLVDIGGEPYAFPFAHIAGAMKLRADQVRTVEGRQHILIDGQAVGLVGAHQVLGCAPPDGVPEELCAVLLGAGEQMFALVVDGFTGGRELVVQPLDPRLGKIKDISAASLTEDGAPLLIVDVEDMLRSLEKLAATDRLAPVGREIGVEAAARRKRVLVVDDSFTVRELQRKLLDHHGYEVEVAVDGMDGWNALRHGGFDLVVSDIDMPRMDGIELVRRIRHDPALKALPVMILSYKDREEDRLRGLEVGADYYLTKGSFQNDALIDAVIDLIGESAA
- a CDS encoding chemotaxis protein CheW — protein: MPRHSHCRNCPRFSQAAAMLLDRDLPVDHDASPVATADEQHGTGESVMVFRLGAEWFALPTLVLDEILRLRTVHSLPHRGHPGLMGLVNVRGELVICMSMAQLLVGPMAVGDHGRLVVVRHDGRRLAFPVDEVQHLRNHDPRALRPVPVTLARSASAYTRGLLGWQGAQVGRLDEELVFAALERFLA
- a CDS encoding CheR family methyltransferase, whose translation is MSEGRFAELLERVMGLSAASIGPGAIERAVDARRRAAGVCDADAYWALLQSSSAEVQQLVEAVVVPETWFFRNPQAFRAMEGDVLGPRLRADPQGCARLLSLPCSTGEEAYTMAMALMDGGIAPHRFTIEAVDISQHAIDFARAGRYGRNSFRGHELAFRDRYFDADGHGWTLREEVRGPVRFAQGNIFAPGFMAQAGVFDVIFCRNMLIYFDIPRQKQAIAVLRRLLAPDGTLFVGHSEAGLMRAEGFVSAGMAMSFAFRRAPDIASAPPKVATPAKAALLPMTVKRATPLRVLERPVRSRPALMRREAPSLDLAALRRMADDGRLEEAERGAQAHLREHGASPDALLLLGLISDAAGQGKAAAHYYRKVLYLDPVNDEALGHLALLLRREGDHAGASLIDQRMRRRDDRRN
- a CDS encoding chemotaxis protein CheW — translated: MLFLHFRIGESNYALAAERIVEIVPLAPLHKIRSGPDTVALPTDQTFEYRGQFVPVIDLCQLDLGRPARRRLSTRIIIVRHPGAPEALLGMIAENATTMLRLEPEDFTPFAAGPDGLIQRVDLPDLLPPAMLRLAPLYVADGS
- a CDS encoding methyl-accepting chemotaxis protein, which codes for MVKLNIRTLILAGFAGIILTILVVGLYAHSRLAQVEEHAGALNSDAVAGLYQSAMLKDALVADFLKAREAAGQAKAASQAGTLPSSVEPMIAAYEPTIFTDSDREAFARFKRDYAAYRSAEQDAYAGRGQVDVLTARYKAAYDDTGALAQGNQKRAVERIGDIGGQIVSLQNSMTVGFLTALAVALLAGYLLLSAIMPPLKRLTGLMDTMRQGDFTQRMPIMRDDELGDLSEGFNRMADEVMELVGQVQRSGIRVSTSMTEIAATSKQQQATAAEVAATTTQIGATSREIAVTSKELVRTMTDVAAVSEAAAALASGGRSGLAEMEDTMAQVMEAANSINAKLAVLNEKAGDINQVVTTITKVADQTNLLSLNAAIEAEKAGEYGRGFAVVSSEIRRLADQTAVATYDIEQMVKDIQSAVSASVMGMDKFSEEVRRGLHDVHAIGDKFSEIIMQVQALAPRFESVNEGMQTQATGAEQISEALVQLSEATQQTVESLRQSTSAIEELNHVSTNLHGSIARFKLTAA
- a CDS encoding putative bifunctional diguanylate cyclase/phosphodiesterase, which translates into the protein MIDLRLTTLEHIARGDSLGRVMDHLCRAFEANFPEVICAVLMVDRGGILHPLASPSLPESYSAALDNLAIGPNVGSCGTAAYIRAPVEVRDIATDPRWANFRDAALSLGLRACWSSPILDPSGLVLATFALYFRHSRGPTQGERQLVDICIHLCELAMARHLRVTERERSANMDALTGLPNRGSFEQTLEHLDCETPGSWALMLVDLDNLKTTNDTFGHEAGDRLLQETAGRLGKLATPDWAFRIGGDEFAILIVAPERLEALDAYARHILTHLSPSLDFATFSIQPEATIGYAAFGAQDRNADDTRRHADHALYHAKSVHRGSFRGYSQDMNDPVAARLSSISAVQAAMAEGRLRAWYQPILRLNDRRIVGLEALCRMVTPQGTVLPASAFAEATLAPGIASQLTRVMLEMVAADLRLWRDSGIPPISMAVNVTATDLRGGRLLPAITQAFQEDRDLISQLVLEVNESVYFDRHDRNMAVAIDALREQGIRIALDDFGTGFASLTHLLDFPFDSLKIDKSFIDRLTVDDLSSTIIAALLAIADKRGATVTAEGIEHAGQAARLSEMGCPFGQGYLFSPAVDRTQTAGLLIRHAASGPISAPMPLADTNGLPALGAQDSVIAPDVPLVDGARTAF